A genomic window from Nicotiana sylvestris chromosome 11, ASM39365v2, whole genome shotgun sequence includes:
- the LOC104247736 gene encoding transcription factor E2FB isoform X2, producing the protein MSGKAGNTQKIPKTSKARSSSQAVAPNVGSPSGNVTPVGPCRYDSSLGLLTKKFINLIKHAEDGMLDLNKAADTLEVQKRRIYDITNVLEGIGLIEKKLKNRIQWKGLDVSKPGEADESIASLQGDVENLTIEERRLDDQIRETQERLRDLSEDEDNQRWLFVTEDDIKSLPCFQNKTLIAIKAPHGTTLEVPDPDDAVDYPQRRYRIALRSTMGPIDVYLVSQFEEKFEEINAVEAPPSVPSTSGLNENATATLAAEENREVDIGMDEKENQNVCSDVGTSQDFMTGIMKIVPDVENEADYWLLSDADVSITDMWRTESAIDWNELDVIQEDFSIANVSTPRSETPPTNTTEVPSAANTTGC; encoded by the exons ATGTCTGGAAAAGCTGGAAACACACAGAAAATTCCCAAGACTTCGAAAGCCAGATCTTCTTCTCAAGCTGTTGCACCCAATGTTG GATCCCCTTCAGGCAATGTTACCCCAGTTGGTCCTTGTCGATATGATAGCTCCCTGG GTCTTTTAACAAAGAAGTTCATCAATCTAATCAAACATGCAGAAGACGGTATGCTTGATCTGAATAAAGCTGCTGATACATTAGAG GTTCAGAAAAGGCGTATATATGATATCACAAATGTCCTGGAAGGCATTGGTCTGATAGAAAAGAAACTCAAAAACAGGATTCAGTGGAA GGGTCTAGATGTCTCAAAACCAGGAGAAGCTGATGAGAGTATTGCAAGTTTACAG GGAGATGTGGAAAATTTGACGATTGAAGAGCGTAGATTAGATGACCAGATACG AGAAACGCAGGAACGATTGAGGGACCTGAGTGAAGATGAAGATAATCAAAG ATGGCTTTTTGTCACTGAAGATGATATCAAGAGCTTACCTTGTTTCCAG AATAAAACATTGATAGCAATCAAAGCTCCACATGGCACTACTTTAGAAGTCCCAGATCCTGATGAC GCTGTTGATTATCCACAAAGAAGATACAGAATAGCATTACGGAGCACCATGGGCCCCATAGATGTTTACCTTGTCAG TCAATTTGAGGAGAAGTTTGAAGAGATAAATGCAGTTGAGGCACCGCCAAGCGTGCCTTCAACATCTGGTTTGAATGAGAATGCAACTGCGACATTGGCTGCTGAGGAGAACAGAGAAGTTGATATTGGGATggatgaaaaagaaaatcaaaacgtGTGCTCTGACGTAGGTACTTCACAAGACTTCATGACTGGAATCATGAAGATTGTTCCAGATGTTGAG AATGAAGCAGATTACTGGCTTTTGTCAGACGCTGATGTTAGCATCACTGACATGTGGAGGACAGAAT CTGCTATTGATTGGAACGAGTTGGATGTAATACAAGAGGATTTCTCAATCGCTAATGTCAGTACGCCACGATCCGAAACTCCACCAACCAATACAACTGAAGTACCTTCTGCAGCTAATACTACCGGGTGCTAA
- the LOC104247736 gene encoding transcription factor E2FB isoform X1 has product MQPQQQQQQQQTLKRQLQFSSIKPAFGDYHQFSTDPVHFSSQEPPVGIVVKTPPLKRKSAAANYGQGVGDQNPVSEYANVNSPVQTPMSGKAGNTQKIPKTSKARSSSQAVAPNVGSPSGNVTPVGPCRYDSSLGLLTKKFINLIKHAEDGMLDLNKAADTLEVQKRRIYDITNVLEGIGLIEKKLKNRIQWKGLDVSKPGEADESIASLQGDVENLTIEERRLDDQIRETQERLRDLSEDEDNQRWLFVTEDDIKSLPCFQNKTLIAIKAPHGTTLEVPDPDDAVDYPQRRYRIALRSTMGPIDVYLVSQFEEKFEEINAVEAPPSVPSTSGLNENATATLAAEENREVDIGMDEKENQNVCSDVGTSQDFMTGIMKIVPDVENEADYWLLSDADVSITDMWRTESAIDWNELDVIQEDFSIANVSTPRSETPPTNTTEVPSAANTTGC; this is encoded by the exons ATGCAACcccaacagcagcagcagcaacaacaaacttTGAAGCGTCAGCTTCAGTTCTCTTCTATTAAACCGGCTTTTGGTGATTACCACCAGTTTTCCACAGACCCggttcatttttcttctcaagaacctCCTGTAGGAATTGTTGTCAAGACTCCT CCACTGAAGCGGAAGAGTGCGGCAGCAAATTATGGACAGGGGGTTGGTGACCAGAACCCAGTTTCTGAATATGCTAATGTAAACAGTCCTGTGCAGACACCAATGTCTGGAAAAGCTGGAAACACACAGAAAATTCCCAAGACTTCGAAAGCCAGATCTTCTTCTCAAGCTGTTGCACCCAATGTTG GATCCCCTTCAGGCAATGTTACCCCAGTTGGTCCTTGTCGATATGATAGCTCCCTGG GTCTTTTAACAAAGAAGTTCATCAATCTAATCAAACATGCAGAAGACGGTATGCTTGATCTGAATAAAGCTGCTGATACATTAGAG GTTCAGAAAAGGCGTATATATGATATCACAAATGTCCTGGAAGGCATTGGTCTGATAGAAAAGAAACTCAAAAACAGGATTCAGTGGAA GGGTCTAGATGTCTCAAAACCAGGAGAAGCTGATGAGAGTATTGCAAGTTTACAG GGAGATGTGGAAAATTTGACGATTGAAGAGCGTAGATTAGATGACCAGATACG AGAAACGCAGGAACGATTGAGGGACCTGAGTGAAGATGAAGATAATCAAAG ATGGCTTTTTGTCACTGAAGATGATATCAAGAGCTTACCTTGTTTCCAG AATAAAACATTGATAGCAATCAAAGCTCCACATGGCACTACTTTAGAAGTCCCAGATCCTGATGAC GCTGTTGATTATCCACAAAGAAGATACAGAATAGCATTACGGAGCACCATGGGCCCCATAGATGTTTACCTTGTCAG TCAATTTGAGGAGAAGTTTGAAGAGATAAATGCAGTTGAGGCACCGCCAAGCGTGCCTTCAACATCTGGTTTGAATGAGAATGCAACTGCGACATTGGCTGCTGAGGAGAACAGAGAAGTTGATATTGGGATggatgaaaaagaaaatcaaaacgtGTGCTCTGACGTAGGTACTTCACAAGACTTCATGACTGGAATCATGAAGATTGTTCCAGATGTTGAG AATGAAGCAGATTACTGGCTTTTGTCAGACGCTGATGTTAGCATCACTGACATGTGGAGGACAGAAT CTGCTATTGATTGGAACGAGTTGGATGTAATACAAGAGGATTTCTCAATCGCTAATGTCAGTACGCCACGATCCGAAACTCCACCAACCAATACAACTGAAGTACCTTCTGCAGCTAATACTACCGGGTGCTAA
- the LOC104247735 gene encoding uncharacterized protein gives MASAWQICSQYYHNRIALCSISPTLPIFRKPNRVLNSATSNTKIKFKVRALKEKTEEINSAEEITKKYGLEVGLWKIFSSKEEGEEENKEKKSKGDQAKELLAKYGGAYLATSITLSLISFTLCYALINAGVDVQSLLQKVGISTDETGEKVGTFALAYAAHKAASPIRFPPTVALTPIVASWIGKKADKE, from the exons ATGGCCTCTGCTTGGCAGATTTGTTCTCAGTACTACCACAATAGAATTGCTCTTTGCTCTATATCTCCTACTCTTCCAATTTTTAGAAAACCAAACAGGGTACTGAATTCAGCTACCTCAAATACCAAGATCAAGTTTAAAGTGAGGGCTCTAAAAGAGAAAACAGAGGAAATTAACTCTGCCGAGGAAATCACTAAGAAATATGGTCTTGAAGTTGGTCTTTGGAAG ATATTTAGCTCAAAAGAGGAAGGAGAAGAggaaaacaaggaaaagaaatcgAAAGGGGATCAAGCTAAAGAGCTTTTGGCAAAATATGGAGGAGCTTATTTAGCAACCTCCATTACTCTCTCCTTGATATCATTTACTCTTTGTTATGCTCTCATTAATGCTGGTGTTGATGTTCAATCCTTGCTACAGAAG GTGGGAATTTCCACAGATGAGACTGGGGAGAAGGTGGGAACTTTTGCATTGGCCTATGCTGCTCACAAAGCTGCATCACCTATTAGATTTCCACCTACTGTTGCTCTAACACCAATTGTTGCTAGTTGGATTGGGAAAAAAGCTGATAAAGAGTAG